One window of the Eucalyptus grandis isolate ANBG69807.140 chromosome 8, ASM1654582v1, whole genome shotgun sequence genome contains the following:
- the LOC120287020 gene encoding rust resistance kinase Lr10-like — MDNFYAANYIAAKFILGTPFMLILLIYKWMRRHQAIDANIEEFLQAHNNFLPIRYSYSDIKKITKNFKCKLGEGGYGCVYRGILRSGNEVAVKILNKSESNGQDFTSEVGTIGRIHHVNVVQLVGFCFDYSKQALVNDFMLNGSLDKHISNKDGDDPLDYKKMHEISLGIARGIEYLHRGCDMQILHFDIKPHNILLDQSFTPKISDFGLARLYPIGHSIVSLTVARGTLGYMAPELFYKDIGGISYKADVYSFGMMLMEMAGRRRNINAHAEHSSQIYFPLWVYDQLGKEKEVERVEIIEEERETTSKMIIVALWCIQLSPNDWPSMRKVLDMLEGDINKL, encoded by the coding sequence ATGGACAATTTCTATGCAGCCAACTACATTGCAGCAAAATTCATACTTGGAACTCCATTTATGTTGATACTTCTAATCTATAAGTGGATGAGAAGGCACCAAGCAATCGATGCGAACATCGAAGAATTCTTACAAGCTCACAACAACTTTTTGCCCATAAGGTATTCTTACTCAGATATCAAGaagattacaaaaaatttcaaatgcaaatTAGGTGAGGGGGGATATGGTTGTGTGTATAGAGGAATCCTTAGAAGTGGTAATGAAGTTGCGGTaaagattttgaacaaatcagAATCTAATGGCCAAGATTTTACTAGTGAAGTGGGCACAATTGGAAGGATCCACCACGTCAATGTAGTGCAACTTGTTGGTTTTTGCTTCGACTACTCCAAACAAGCTCTAGTCAATGATTTCATGCTGAATGGCTCTTTAGATAAACACATTTCGAATAAGGATGGTGATGATCCTCTTGATTATAAGAAAATGCATGAGATCTCTCTTGGCATAGCTAGAGGGATAGAGTATCTACATCGGGGATGtgatatgcaaattctacaTTTTGATATCAAGCCACACAACATTCTCCTAGACCAAAGTTTCACTCCGAAAATTTCTGACTTTGGACTCGCAAGACTTTATCCCATTGGCCATAGCATAGTATCGTTGACTGTagcaagaggaaccttgggTTATATGGCGCCTGAGCTATTCTATAAAGACATTGGTGGCATTTCTTATAAAGCCGATGTTTATAGTTTCGGCATGatgttgatggaaatggccGGTAGAAGGAGAAATATAAATGCACATGCAGAGCATTCAagtcaaatttactttcctttgtgGGTTTATGATCAACTTGGCAAAGAAAAGGAGGTTGAAAGGGTAGAAATcatagaagaggaaagagaaacaacAAGCAAGATGATAATTGTTGCACTATGGTGTATCCAGCTGAGCCCTAATGATTGGCCATCAATGAGGAAAGTCCTAGATATGCTTGAAGGAGATATCAATAAACTGTAG